In one window of Brachyhypopomus gauderio isolate BG-103 unplaced genomic scaffold, BGAUD_0.2 sc65, whole genome shotgun sequence DNA:
- the dusp2 gene encoding dual specificity protein phosphatase 2 yields MGIVDLLEITGSELVQIFRTPPPEFFASKGCVVLDCRPFLGFSRVHIRDSHNVNWNSMLRRRSKSSVVSLEWLLADKSLLGRLRNGEFSPVVVLDEKSQSVGELKSESLASLLISALQSEVQTVTTQICFLQGGFDGFIAAYPELCVNSSVVCGLGDPEPVMSGRTTPLYDQGGPVEILPFLFLGSAHHSSRRETLARCGITAVLNVSSSCPNLFEEELRYMTLRVEDSLAADIRVLFPEAIQFIDSVKGSGGRVLVHCQAGISRSATICLAYLIHAQRVRLDEAFDFVKRRRQVISPNLAFMGQLLQFETDVLCSYTVVGPDDAASCFRSCTPRIDSFNSPSPRSLTGP; encoded by the exons CTTGGACTGCAGACCCTTCCTCGGCTTCTCCAGGGTGCACATTCGTGATTCCCACAACGTGAACTGGAACTCCATGCTACGGCGAAGGTCTAAGAGCTCCGTGGTGAGTTTGGAGTGGCTGCTGGCGGACAAGTCGCTCCTGGGCCGCCTGCGAAACGGGGAATTCTCGCCTGTAGTGGTACTGGATGAGAAGAGTCAATCGGTGGGCGAGTTAAAAAGCGAGAGTCTGGCCAGTCTTCTCATCAGCGCGCTGCAGTCAGAGGTCCAGACGGTCACTACGCAGATTTGTTTCTTACAAG GTGGATTTGATGGCTTTATAGCGGCCTATCCTGAGCTTTGTGTCAACTCATCGGTCGTGTGTGGTCTCGGCGATCCGGAGCCGGTGATGTCCGGCAGAACGACACCCCTCTATGATCAG GGCGGCCCGGTGGAGATCCTTCCGTTCCTGTTTTTGGGCAGCGCGCATCACTCCTCGCGCAGAGAGACGCTCGCGCGCTGCGGCATCACGGCGGTGCTGAACGTGTCCTCGTCCTGCCCCAACCTCTTCGAGGAGGAGCTGCGCTACATGACGCTGAGGGTGGAAGACAGTCTGGCCGCGGACATCCGCGTGCTCTTCCCCGAAGCTATCCAGTTCATTG ACTCCGTGAAGGGCAGCGGCGGGCGCGTTCTGGTGCACTGCCAGGCCGGCATCTCTCGATCTGCCACCATCTGCTTGGCGTACCTCATCCATGCCCAGCGTGTGCGGCTGGACGAGGCTTTCGACTTTGTAAAGCGCCGGCGACAGGTCATCTCTCCGAACCTCGCCTTCATGGGTCAGCTGCTCCAGTTCGAGACCGACGTCCTGTGCTCCTACACCGTTGTGGGCCCAGACGACGCAGCGTCCTGTTTCCGTAGCTGCACTCCCAGGATAGACTCCTTTAATAGCCCGTCCCCCAGAAGCCTCACTGGACCTTAG